The stretch of DNA CCTTGGCAACTCGGGCTTTGAACTCTGCGGTAAGATGTCTTCTCTTTCGTTTCATTGGTCTTATTTCGGGTTAATTGCCCCGATCAGGCCAGCGAATTAATCAATAAACTACTGGCTCCGTTTTGCGGGACCACTTCAATCTGATTCTGTAGGACACATAAAGACAGCTGTATAATCATGAGATGCTCCCAAACCTTCAGACTCCTCGAAACGAGTAGTTCCACTGGGAGAACCTGCTAGAAGATCTTTGTTTATGGGATCGAAATCAATATTTGAAATCGTAGGAGTCTTACTCTTGCAACCAGAGAAAGATAGTAGCGCGACTATGCTCAATGTGTGATATATTTTCATTTTTTATCGAACGTAAAGTTCACCCGCAGCGATCAAAGCGCAGATAAACGGTTAATGTTTCAATTTTGATTAACAGACTTCAAATCTGGCACGGTAGCTACTAGCTGTCGGGTGCAACGACTTGTTGGGCTTGTTTTCTGACATTGCCTTTCTTCCATTCCATCTTAAATTCAGGACAACCTGTATGGCTACAAGTATTCTCGCCTGTCACAACAAACCCGTGAGACTGATAAAATCGTTTAGCTAGCTCATTATCTTTGTATACACACAATGAGATTTTTGAATGCTCTTGTTGTATATGGCGCATAAGACTAGCTCCTATTCCAATACCTTGGTTCTTTGGATCAACAAAAAAGGCATCAATAAACCCTTCAGTATCGACTACAAATCCGACTGTTTCAGCATCAATAACAAAAACATAGCCATGAGATTTGGGGAGAAGTTCATTAACCATGACATCATAGTTTGAACGCCAAAATTCTGCTGAAATAAAATCATGTGCAATGATACTGCTCTCAAGCCATATATCGGCAATACGGGTGATGTCTTTGGGCTGTATCTTGCGAATCATATTTTTTTGCCCAAC from Oceaniferula marina encodes:
- a CDS encoding GNAT family N-acetyltransferase, coding for MIRKIQPKDITRIADIWLESSIIAHDFISAEFWRSNYDVMVNELLPKSHGYVFVIDAETVGFVVDTEGFIDAFFVDPKNQGIGIGASLMRHIQQEHSKISLCVYKDNELAKRFYQSHGFVVTGENTCSHTGCPEFKMEWKKGNVRKQAQQVVAPDS